In one window of Macrotis lagotis isolate mMagLag1 chromosome 5, bilby.v1.9.chrom.fasta, whole genome shotgun sequence DNA:
- the POPDC3 gene encoding popeye domain-containing protein 3 codes for MGENASIWWNLLGEHPLCTAWKQEAEGSIYHLASILFIVGFMGGSGFFGLLYVFSLLGLGFLCSSVWAWVDVCAADIFSWNFILFIICFMQFVHVAYQVRSVTFDKEFHELYSSLFQPLGISLPVFRKIVLCCQVVSLEKEHCYAMQGKTPIDKLSLLVSGRIRVTVDGEFLHYIFPLQFLDSPEWDSLRPTEEGIFQVTLTAETDCRYVAWRRKKLYLLFAQHRFISRLFSVLIGSDIADKLYALNDRVHMGKGNRYDIRLPNFYQAATPEIARSPLTEHFRRNTRGY; via the exons ATGGGAGAAAATGCAAGCATATGGTGGAACTTGCTAGGTGAACATCCACTCTGCACAGCCTGGAAGCAAGAAGCAGAAGGGTCTATTTATCACCTTGCCAGTATCTTATTCATAGTTGGCTTCATGGGAGGGAGTGGATTCTTCGGGCTCCTCTATGTATTCAGTTTGCTGGGATTGGGCTTTCTCTGTTCTTCAGTTTGGGCTTGGGTAGATGTCTGCGCTGCTGATATATTCTCCTGGAACTTTATCCTGTTTATCATCTGCTTTATGCAGTTTGTTCACGTGGCTTACCAAGTTCGCAGTGTCACCTTTGACAAAGAATTTCACGAGCTCTATAGCTCTCTGTTCCAGCCCCTGGGAATCTCATTACCTGTCTTCAGGAAAATTGTTTTGTGTTGCCAAGTGGTCTCATTGGAAAAAGAGCACTGTTACGCTATGCAGGGCAAAACACCAATTGATAAACTCTCTTTACTTGTGTCGGGAAG GATCAGAGTGACGGTGGATGGAGAGTTTCTACATTACATTTTCCCCCTTCAGTTCCTGGATTCTCCTGAATGGGATTCTCTTAGACCCACAGAGGAGGGAATTTTTCAG GTAACCCTCACTGCAGAGACAGACTGTCGATACGTGGCTTGGAGGAGAAAGAAACTGTATTTACTCTTTGCTCAGCATCGTTTCATCTCTCGCCTGTTTTCTGTTCTAATTGGCAGTGATATTGCTGACAAACTCTACGCCTTGAATGACAGGGTGCATATGGGTAAAGGCAATCGCTATGACATCCGGTTGCCTAACTTCTATCAAGCTGCCACCCCAGAAATAGCCAGATCACCCCTGACAGAACATTTTCGGAGAAATACCAGAGGATACTGA